The DNA region tgaaccacagacaacgtcagaggcgtcttacctgggctaaggagaagaagaactggactgttgcccagtggtccaaagtcctcttttcagatgagagcaagttttgcatttcatttggaaaccaaggtcctagagtctggaggaagggtggagaagctcatagcccaagttgcttgaagtccagtgttaagtttccacagtctgtgatgatttggggtgcaatgtcatttgctggtgttggtccattgtgttttttgaaaaccaaagtcactgcacccgtttaccaagaaattttggagcacttcatgcttccttctgctgaccagctttttaaagatgctgatttcattttccagcaggatttagcacctgcccacactgccaaaagcaccaaaagttggttaaatgaccatggtgtttgtgtgcttgactggccagcaaactcaccagacctgaaccccatagagaatctatggggtattgtcaagaggaaaatgagaaacaagagaccaaaaaatgcagatgagctgaaggccaccgtcaaagaaacctgggcttccataccacctcagcagtgccacaaactgatcacctccatgccacgccaaattgaggcagtaattaaagcaaaaggagcccctaccaagtactgagtacatatacagtaaatgaacatactttccagaagcccaacaattcactaaaaatgtttttttttattggccttatgatgtattctaatttgttgagatagtgaattggtgggtttttgttaaatgtgagccaaaatcatcacaattaaaagaaccaaagacttaaattacttcagtctgtgtgcattgaatttatttaatacacgagtttcacaatttgagttgaattactgaaataaatgaacttttccacgccattctaatttattgagatgcacctgtatataaaaggTCAAACAAATAAACCTTCtaaaatagtgggctacattcaggctgatcatgTGCAGAACAAGCAACAGAACTGAAAAGAACATGTCCTGAAAAAGTATATGAAAGTGTATATTTGATTTTTTAATAATGCAagtgcacaaatggtcaaaacacatcatcgttttgtgaataaactgtttccatcaccttcatgcacattttaactaatgcaaaactcttCAAAACTACTCTTACTTCTTCCTAGAGCATTACACTTTAAacaaattttgagagtttattcacatatcaagcatttccattcaggatttcttacgtgcaattttaaaatgcacataaaaatagttggatggaaacccagttaGTGCCAGCTACAGTGCAAAATGGCTTTTTGTAAAtcagacaaacaaacaataaaataagaaTCTGCTGCACGAGAGCCGAGCACACTGCCCCTAAGCTATCAGTCCACATGTGTTCATTTAAAGAACTTGAACTTTTCTCTACTCCACACCATCCTCTGTAATTTTAAAGGCATATCATAAACTGTATAATTACAACATAATGAGCATTACGCTTATAAGCGGGGTTTCAATTGAAGCACTCTATTTTAGTCTATAACTACCGACTATCCGGTTCAATTATTACACGGGTCAACACAGTTTATTAAATgcgctgttgttgttttttttcagtatggctaacaaataaaattgttaatgcattttcatttacattttcaggAAGATAATTATTTAACTAATATCTATTAAGCAacagttttttaattattgaaaaaggctgacattctaaaaaataaaaattgtcctcATTTATGAGCTACCTAAGCTATAACTCAAATGCTGCCATTCATTTTCTGCATTGTTAGATTGCCTTCTAcacattaaaatgtacaaaatacaatacaaataataatattaatagtgtTAATCATAATAACTCACTTTCTTCACACTAAGAAATGGTGTCAAAACTGTCCCTTTGTGCCTCCTGGCAGTGATTTTGCGAAAGGGTCTTATGTGTTAGAATTTAAAGTTTTACCGCCACTTTAATCCACTCGATAGTAAGGGCCATTCTAGTTGGATACCTACTGtagtaaacagtgtagaaaaaagtgacagattttgatgtttgatAGGTAATTTCAcatatgatcacatggacagaaagcaGTGTTGCAAATTTCAAATATCAAATTTTGCCTCAGTGTGGTTCATCATATATTTTCGTTCACGATATTTAGAAATTTGACATATTGTACCATCCTTAGCTTTCTATGGATCCTTTTCTTTTCAGTGCTGAATAtaatcaacatttcccttggcACTGTCTTGCAAGTAACTTTGCAGTTAGCTTGTTTCCATGcatgggtgagaaaaatatcaatatttaagtcctttttttcctcaATAAATCTTCactctcacattcttcttttgtttttggcgattaacattctttgtgcatatcgccacctactggtcaggtctggtcaaaggtggagatttagagtgaaaaaggacttaaatattgatctgtttctcacccacacctatcatatcgcttcagaagacatggatttaatcacgggagtcttatggattacttttattctgcctttatgtcctttttaaagattcaaaattcaggccatcattcacttgcattgtgaggacctacagatctaaaatattcttctaaaaatcttcatttgtgttctgaagaagaaagaaagtcatacacatttgggatggcatgagggtgaatacatgagaattttcatttttgggtgaactatccttttaaaaatgCTCTCTAGGTAGGCAGCTTAACAGGGTTTGTAGCAGAACATATTAGCTCaaagacaaataaataagtaCAACTGTGAGTAAAACTATTATCAGATTCAGcctcaaaatattaaatgcaataaagATTGACAGCACTGAAGAGTGCTTACAGTTGTGCAAGattattcaattaaatatttttatcaaagaacatgacattattattattattattatacattgtcaacaaattctagaaatgaatacagaaaataaagaataaataaaaatacaataaatagcttaataaacatcagtgctgtatgtttagtatgtcaaatgctgaccattaaaataaagaataaataaaaataaacagctaaataaacatcagtactgtttagtatcagtcaaatgctgaccattaaaataaagaataaataaaaataaacagctaaataaacatcagtactgtttagtatcagtcaaatgctgaccattaaaataaagaataaatacaaataaaataaatagctaaataaacatcagtattactgtttagtatcagtcaaatgctgactacattaatactgccgagtcaagataaacagcggcagcggttgctatgcaagttcaggggaaagtttcaacggtggaaaaccagacttttaaatattacattttataaatgcaacgactggaattgttcggttgaagggggtaccaaactgtgaatcctgaacaaaacagtttggtgaatacatgtttacacattagcttccactcaactgacaacaatgaaagtagctacgtggttagctagttagctagctgtaagctcgttgtcacggagagtaaaagacagacattgtttattttactttccagcattgtctctcatcaactaggtaataacatagcatgaaatcaacactcaacagacacagtccaccaccgcaccgttgtctgctcaGCTGCAAAATTGGTAAACATATACACCGATACGATATATTGGTGAAacgctaatatcggccgaccgatatatcggtcaggcactaataTCAACATATCGCGATGATGATCCACTTTTCTTTCACGGACATGCTGGGTGTCTCACATACATTTGGCGCAGTTACATTCGAGATCCAATAATGAAACTGTGACGTATCACAATATATTGAATCGTGACATATTTATCGTGATACGTATCGTATTGGAAGCCTTTGGCGacacccagccctaattttaaggcatcataggtgagCTGTTTCAATAGGAAGGTACTAACATTATGCTGCCCTCTAAGATACCTTGTTTAGGCCAAATACTAAGGCAGAACTGCATGTATCCTTCTCAGATAAGGCAATCCTAGAATTCACTGCAACAACCTCTGATAAAATTTTTGATTGAATAGTTCAATTAAAGTTACATTTTTCTAGGTGTTCAAAATCAGCCACTTAGGAGATTCCATTTCAGTTCTGATGCTCCCTtagaccacatccacactaatccattttcatttgaaaatgcattgattttgcggTTTATACCTCTAATCCACACTGAAAcactgttttcctccaccaaaaaggacactttcaaaaacactctccataactgcatacttaGAAAATTAGGACATCAGGAAATTGAAGAGTTTTCCAACTTAATTGGATTTGTGTAGACGTGACCTTAGATGGCAGCTGTCTACAAAGGAGGCTCACtataggttttggaacagcttAAGTATTGTAAGTGTagcctaaattattattattttttttttacaaagagatATTTTGTGGAACAATCACTCAATAATCTGCTATTAAGGGTGTGGAAGCACAAGTTATGACCTGTTCCATTGGCACACGTCAAACCCAAAAAAtatttgtctatgtgtgtgtgacagaggtgTGGCTACAAAGCTGGCAGGAAGATATATCGTACGAAGTCTCATGTGCTGAGGACATGTTGAAGATCACAAACTAGGTCTCGTAATTtggaatacattacattattctTGCAAGGGGAAAAACAGATGATAATTTTCAAAGAGTATAACAATCTGATTTGGATCTgtttcttaaagggttagttcacccaaaaatgaaaattctctcatgatttacttacctttaaaggtgctgtaagcgattttagcattctgaagcttacATGTGACTGAGCTGCTGAATTAGCCataccccctcattccaaaaccctgccctccaaagataattttgaggccaaaacagagcaaaagagcagcattgtttgttcctgtggctgtcaaattcaacagtggcacaatagcgccctcaactgacaaacattaagAATCATAGCCTCAAAGATCTGCTTCATTTGAGAACAAGCACAATGGTTGACAGGTGCAATGTGTCAATGTCTGCGATCCGTGGacacgtttttgttttgtttacaaagcctacagctgtcacagagaccggtgcgatatctcaggacacttatttcagtaatatctttaagggagtaggaaaattttttgcataatttttccataaaaaaaaaaacaaaaaaaaaaagaaaaatcgcttacagcacctttaaagaggccctattatgctttttgggattttacctttcctttagtgagtaacatagctgtttgtgcatgtaaacggtttgcaaagttacaaagcacaaagtccaagCAAAAGGGAGTTATGCtttcccacagacaacactgctctagaactacaagaaacggctggattttagtccagccatttcttccgtaaagtatctacatcactatgtaatacatttgcataatgccagCCTAAGtgctactttggcccaccctcaaacaaacatagttatagcagtggccaggatgagttgggttagtgttgtcgccatgtcaagaagatgctgttttcttcactgcaaaaccTCTTtttttggacttccaaaggcagacgaattgaagaatcagtggttcaaatttatttgaattattcagcagtacaaccacaacaaatgccagattttcaagacggttactcctgaaagatggccAACTTTTatctacaattgtgtagaattatgcagattgtatgcaatttattttttactcaaacctatcgatttgctatagaagacattaattgactgactggagttgtgtggattacatttatgctgctttgctgctgacttttggaccgtcaaactgccagcagcctgatggcacccatttacttgcattgtatggacaaactgagctgaaatctgcttatagaaatcttcacttcagttctgctgaagaaggaaagtcatacacatctggaatggcttaaaggtaagtaaatcatgagaggattttcattttggggtgaactaaccctttaaatcaaAATGTAGGGTATTAAATAAAGAGAAATTACTATCCCCAGCATGGGAGATTTTGGATTCCAAAGGTCCGCAGATACTCACTGGTTTTCTCTTCTCCCGTGGCGACCTCTGCCAGGTAGCGGTAATAATCTCCCTTCATCTTCAGGTAGAACACCTGGCTCTCTGCCGGAGAAGTTTTGCGGATCAGAAACTTGTCCAGGAGATGCTGAGGATGAGAGACACACATGCATGTGAACACCCACACAGCTTCAGTCTAAGTTGGACAGTAACAGAGACTAAAATGCAATAAGCTGATGGCATTCCAGCATGTTATGTCTATGTATGAGCCAACTTCAACCCATTACCCTCCTAATGCCAACATTAAACATCACATTCTTATGAAGGCAGTCTAAATAAAAGCTGGAAAATGAGAGTAATGTCATTCATGCAAAGCATAACATTCCATGTTCCACCACTGCAAGATGCCTCGAGTAACAATCCAACTAAAAAGTCCCAGTAAAGAGGGAGGGAAATGGCCCTGTCTGATTCATTAAAGCCTTATCCAGTAGCACTGAGTGAGTCTCACTTTCAGCTTCCTAAGAGAAAAAAACCACTCAAACAACAGACCCCATTGTTTTGCTGATCTAGTGGTGGGAATACAGTTTGGTGCAAAACCAGTGAATTAGAACCGGTTCTTGATTGCCAGCCCTAGTTCTGGCTAATGCCAGAAATACCAACTAGTTTGCAGTAAGTTACTCACACTATCCAATATAACGTGTATTCCTCTGCAATGTTTATAATGCCCTACAGAAAGCTCACCAGCACGTCTTTGCAGATGGCCTTCAGCTCTGTCTCAATCTTTTCCCGGTACTCTTTAGCCATCTGCTGTTTGTCGCTGCCCTCAGTTTTCTGCTCGATGCTGGACACCACCCTCCAGGCAGACCGGCGAGCGCCCACAACATTCTTGTAGGCCACAGAGAGCAGGTTCCTCTCTTCGTCGGTCAGTTCCTCTCCAAGCTCCGTCACTTCTTTCATGGAGGCGGCCATGTCATCGTAGCGTTCGGCCTGCTCAGCCAGTTTGGCCCTCTGCACTTGTTGGCTCTTGTCCATGGCTGCTTGATTCTACAGGAACAACACAGAATTTCAGTTGGAAGTCAAAAATCAATGTTTCAGAAGATGTTAGAATGTCACAGAGGTATCACACTGCGGCACATTGCTAATTGGGCATCTTAATTGCACAATTACATCAAGCAAACGCTTCACtggctaaaaaataaaatcaataaaaataaaacaaataagagAGAGCAAAGGTGCACAGGTTTTTACAGATCCACTTGGAAACAACTTCCAAGCTTCAACACTTCTTAGAAAATTTCTGaaccactagcaccaccaaacggaTTGCAAAAACAATGACAGAAAAGTAATGTTTTCCCGAATTCTTTGCTGAATACTTCCCCCATCCGCTATTGGTCGAACAAACCCCCAAAATTCATGCCATTTGTTGAgccaattttgttgtgttgctcaaaattacaaagcaatgttttaatagtgtctcAGAGTCATcaaatggcttgcttatagtcATCTCAGCATATTAAGATGGgttaggagaaattattttaacagaaaaaaatgacacacatcagcTTGTGAAACCAGTACTTTTGCGCAGACATAATTTCTGATCACAAAGACTATACACATTTCTGTGAATTTTTTTCAGCGTTTTTACAACCATTCATGGAGACTGGAAAGTAGTGACCGACTgaaatgggttttttaatggctgattccGATATCAAGAGAGAAGGGTGGCTGATAAAATGCCAATACATATATcacatcacacaatttaatatggtAGTAAATGACGTACATAAATTGTTAAAATTTgtattaacttttatttagcattgtttttactCCAAAACTAAATTTTGTAAGATAAAAAAGATTAATATTaaatagagatttttttttttttttttaagatttagacGGTAGACAGAAGCTTCTCTTGGTTTGTTTAGTCATCTAGGGCTGgggatatggctacaaaaattatattttgatatatttcagCTTATTGATGATATTCGATTTTTGGTAAAcccttactgagcactttattagaaacactatactaatactgatAGGGCTCCCTTTGCtccaaaacagcctcaattcttcgtggcatggattccacaagatgttaaATATTCCTTTGAGATtttggtccatgttgacatgattgcatcacgcaatttctgcagatttgtcagctgcacatttatGCTGCGAATCTCCTGTTCAACCaaatcccaaaggtgttctattggattcagatccggtgactgggaaggccactaaaggaactcattgtcatgttaatgaaaccagtttgagacgacttatgctttgtgacatggtgcagtATCAcactggaagtagccattagaacatgtaaattgtggccatgaatggttgcacatggtcagcaacaatccTCAAATAGACTGTGGCATTCAAGTGATGACTGATTAGTATTAACAGGCCCATgtttcaactttagttttggtcaggtttacatttacactgttgttttggaacttctgtactttattttatatatttttataataaattaaatataattaaaaaacattttttaatacatttatattatatattatgaaATAGTCAATAGTCagttctgtcctaatttcttcactttcacatgttttttaatgctctttgatttaaCCCACTAGGCCTTTTTTCTTATGAAGCAAAATCTTTGAGATTTCatttcataattttatcactccacagaaatagagcaagcgtgtgtctcctcctctgtgtcactgtgacCAGAGACATTTGTCATTACATGATTTAAAGTGAAGCCGGAGCATTTTGCactcactatcaaagtttatatttgttcatttatatctTCGTGTGAGTCTGCTAAAGGCACACGCGTCAGAGCACGTTAGAGAAGCGGTTCATGAGCTGCTGGTTGACATCCGCAGTGCAGCTCAGTGACGCTCTGAGATCAACTGAATGAAACACAAACGTGCCATTGACGACatttagcctatatattcacttaaaattccttTATTTGGGCATTAATATGTGACTGGAATTGGAAGTACACAATAATCGGGGTTCTCAAATAAccacagttagatcaaataaccgtgaccagatgattatttaataattgcgacaGGCCTACTCGGCAGAAATCGAGAATCATCAAACCAGGctacgtttttccagtcttcaactgtccagttttggtgaaccTGTGCcctctgcagcctcagctttctgttcttggctgacagaagtggaacccaacgtggccTTCTGATGTtgtaacccatccgcctcaaggtttgacctgttgtgcattctgagatgatattcttctcaccacaattgtacagagcagttatccgagttgccatagactttgtcagttcaaaccagtctggccattctcctttgacttctgtcatcaacaagccatttctgtctgcagaactgcagctcactggatgttttttgtttttgtcaccattctgtgcaaactctagagactgtgtgtgaaaattccaggagatccgcagttacagatatactcaaaccagcccgtctggcaccaacaatcatgccaaagatcacatttttttaccctttacactgctgccacacgattggctgattagataatcacatgaataagtagatatacaggtgtacctaataaagtggccggtgagcatatatatatatatatatagtatttaaagcattttcagttttcggccaaaaattttcattttggtgcatcACTAATTTTTTAGTGTAAGCCTCTCTTTTGCTTGTGCCTGGACAGTTAGAGCAGCTGTTAATATGGTTACAGATGGTGGCTGCGTGGTGCTTGGCCAGGTGTTGCGGACTGaacatgaactttcaattcacatgaaactgaggcttaaacacacaaactccaaaacatGACAGGAATTCAATCTACCAGACTCGTGTCCACCGAAAAAGCGACTTAAAATCGGCTGTGTGGGAGCATTTGAATGACTGACTTAAGACGATGGATGGAAAACATGCTGACAGAAGTCATATAAAGTTACACATCCTACAAATGTGACAAGATGTTTTACTTCGTCATCCAACAACCAActagtgagtttaatatttttagctttgGTGCTTTTAAAAGAATGAATTGAAAGATGCAACTTTAttgtaatgtttaagcgtgctgacagTGCACATTTACATGTAGTTACTATTGGATCTtaaatcatcctcattatttaaagcattgcttgagtacaaattcaccgcattcaacaatGTCAATTTTAGTCAATATAGGACTTTAAATAGCCTGCTTTAAGTAATGTTCccgttattatgcatagtccacatgTTTATTTGTGAGATTTTGTGGACAGATTAAAGGACAGTATTTTGAAGTCTGTTgtcgattctttatgttggggtgtctgacaaaCAATGGAtcgctttaataaactgttgcagaagaaagaaatgttgTATGCCATAACCTAAATGTtgtgcacccacaataatcttagtTATGCAGTTCTGAAGCAACTCCAACCACTCTACTTACATTGAAGTGCATTTTGCACCCAGGATGCGGATAAGCATTGTTGCATCTCTTATTATATACCTTCTATTCATTTATTGTGCATTTAGAAGTTTTCCTTTTGTATGGCTTCGCTTAGAGTCCATATATCCCTAAGAAACGTCTCCACTTACACATTCAATTGTGATATAATATGCCTTTTTTGCCTCAGTGCTATTGCATATAAAGAAAATTTGCAATTTATCATAAAACCTGTTAACCACGATTTTTTCTCAGATGGTAATCTAACCATCAAAATCTCACATTGCAGCATCCCTAGCTTGAATAAAGTCTATTAGAAACCTCGTCGAATCTGTGGTAAGGCGGAAATGCGTCACAGTCTGTTAAAAGGATCCATTAGTTGTGTTTGTTTATGCTGGAGTTTTATTGTGGTATCTTCAAATGgtacatgacaacaaaattaacaatggttGGTTCCTGTCTGTGTTGGTTAGATGACTTTTCCTGTCTAATGCCAAAGCAGGACAGAAGCAGTGCGTTTTTTTTTCCGCcgttcatgttaacaaattagTGCATTTATATCAGAAGCGAGGCAGAAGTGCAGAAGCTGCTGATAGACATCATGAAGATGAGcagacttggaaaaaaaaaaaaatacattgcacAGAATAAGCATGTATTAGTAGTCTAGTGTGTATTTGTATTAAATCACAGCTCACaggaaaacaaaatcaaattaaacaaatttaaacaacccaaaaacaaaatgtaattatctttttttttttttatccccttttctccccaatttggaatgcccaattcccactacttagtaggtcctcatggtggcacggttacctcaatggcagaggacaagtctcagttgcctccgcttctgagacagtcaatccgcgcatcttatcacgtggctcattgtgcatgacaccgcggagactcccagcatgtggaggctcatgctactctccgcgatccatgcacaacttaccacgcaccccattgagagcgagaaccactaatcgcgaccacgaggaggttacccccatgtgactctaccctccctagcaaccgggccaatttggttgcttaggagacactcagcacaccctgtaactcgaactcgtgactccaggggtggtagtcatcgtcaatactcgctgagctactcaggcccctaaaaatgtaattatcttAATTATTTAGCTTAAGCAGACATgaggttttatcatttaaaactatagTATACTACAAGTTGAAGCCTTAAACTAAATAAAACTGCCCTATTATATACTATTAAATAGAGCGCATGTCTAAAGGGTTAACAGCAATACCCATACACACAGACCAGCCTGCtgccaaatgtaaaaatgcacacgACACCATGTGTGGTTGGTAAATTCAAAACTTACCTCGCTTGTATTAAAGTGCTCCATTACTCTCAAATTTTTATAAGGATTAATTACCCAAGGAAAAAACGTGGGACGTTGTACCTGGCTGTTTGTGAAGATGGTGAGTTAACATTCTTGGAAGTGCATCCATTTTGTGAGGAATGTACTCAACACTTAAGTTTTGGCTTAAGTTTGAACAAAGAGATATCGCTATTCAATGGTTGAGCATAATTACTTATTTCTGACTGTATTATTAAGGTATTTAATTGTGACTGAACCAGATTGAGTGATCAAACGTCTTCTGTTGTGCAAAACAGCATTCCGGCTCATCGTCTTCACCCTTCCACtaaataatgatgtttaaaaatgagcaGATCTCATTGTGTTTACACTAAATAATTCTATAAAACTGCATTAGTTTACACCAGCATCACAATATGATTTCATGACGACCACGTTTGTAACACATCAAAAgctcactcctgataaccatttaaCAACTTGATTTTCTGTATAGAGCGCAGCAGTTTCTGACGAAGAAATGCTGCTGGTGTAAAAGCACATACGTTGTTTGCAATGAAATGGTTGTGACGCACTGCTTCACGCCTGTTTCACACTAGATGCGTTGCAGTGCTTAAGCAGTGCAGATGCGGTGCGTAGGCAGAAGTAGCACGTGCTTGATTGTGCTTTCACATAAGACATGTTCGCAGTGTGCAACTGAACCGCAGCTTCTGTATACCACAAATACAACAATGGGTTCGCCATTATTTTGTGTAGTGCGAGTTGTTGACAGAAGAAAGGTTATCGCACTGTATCTGTTGCTAAGGTTACGAAGGAGGACGAGATGCAGACTTTGGGTTCACTCAGTCAACCAGCGCAGGAGAGAATTTGGTACATATTACCATCTTGTCTCAGAACTTCGCCTTGACCATGACCAGCACCTGAAGTACTTCAGGATGAATGCAGAGCAGATGGATCATGTTCTTTCTCTGGTTGGAGCCGacaacacaaggcaaacaacaacTTACCTTGTGTCCATCGAACCCAAGCAGAGGCTTGCCGTTACACCGAGGTCAGGACATGCTGagttatatattttctttaaaaatgccaGATAAAATACACACGTATTACAGTAAATGATTAAATAGATAGCTGTGGGGCCTggagctcagcaagtaaagacgctgagtaccacacctggagtcacaagt from Myxocyprinus asiaticus isolate MX2 ecotype Aquarium Trade chromosome 30, UBuf_Myxa_2, whole genome shotgun sequence includes:
- the ywhaz gene encoding 14-3-3 protein zeta/delta, translating into MDKSQQVQRAKLAEQAERYDDMAASMKEVTELGEELTDEERNLLSVAYKNVVGARRSAWRVVSSIEQKTEGSDKQQMAKEYREKIETELKAICKDVLHLLDKFLIRKTSPAESQVFYLKMKGDYYRYLAEVATGEEKTNIIQKSQEGYQAAFDISKDNMQSTHPIRLGLALNFSVFYYEILNSPEQACELAKKAFDDAIAELDQLTEDSYKDSTLIMQLLRDNLTLWTSDNQADGEDTEEGREN